The sequence below is a genomic window from Candidatus Paceibacterota bacterium.
CCTAGCCGATCATTCGGGATTTAATTACGAAGCATTGGCAAAAAATTCTAAGTTAGTTTTAGATACTAGAAACGCTATAAAATCAAGAAAATACAAAAATGTTTCTTGGTGGTAATAAAAATTCACCCCGTTAAATTGCTTCGCACTAGTTTTGCTGGATTTAAAAAGGTAAAAATTTATGAAAAAAAATATTGGTCTTATTGGCGCCGGTTATTGGGGAAAAAATTTAGTGAGAGTTTTTTTTGAATTAGGTGTTTTGAAAGTTATTTGCGACTTGGATAAAAATATTTTAGCGGAGAGAAAAAAAGAACATCCCGGACTTGAAATTACAGAGAAATTTAATGATATTCTAAACGATAAAGACATAAAGGGTGTTGTTGTTTCAGCTCCAGCAGCTTTACACTATAAATTAACAAAAAAAGCGCTTTTGGCTGGTAAAGATGTTTTTGTTGAAAAACCTCTTTCTTTAAAAGTAAAAGAGGCAGAAGAGCTTGTAAAATTAGCAAAAAAGAATAAAAGAATTTTAATGGTCGGACATTTACTTTTATATCATCCAGCGATTAAAAAACTAAAAGAGTTAATAAAAAAGAAAGAATTGGGCGAAGTTCATTACATATATTCAAACAGACTTAATTTTGGAAAATTACGAACAGAAGAAAATGTTCTTTGGTCATTTGCTCCTCATGATGTAGCAGTAATTATTGATTTAATGGAAGATATTTTGGGCATGCCAAAGAAGGTAAACGTAATTTCGGTTGGTAAATCGTACTTGCAAAAAAAAATTCCAGACACTACCCTATCTTTTTTTCAGTTTAATAAAGGAAAGGCTGCTCACATTTTTGTTTCTTGGTTAAACCCATTTAAAGAACAAAAATTGTCTATTATTGGTTCTAAAGGGATGGTGGTTTTTGATGATCAGTCGCAGGAAAAACTTACATTATTTAAGCACAAAATTGGATGGAAAAAAGAAATTCCAGAAGCAATAAAAGACGAGGGACAGGTAATAAAAATTGGCAATGAAGAGCCGTTGAAAGAAGAAGCAAAGCATTTTTTAAAATGCATAGCTAAAAGAAAAAAGCCAATAACTGACGGTACAGAGGGCCTTGAAGTTTTAAAAATTTTGGATGCTTGCCAGAAATCAATAGATAAAAATGGAAAAGTTATTAATGTAAATCAAAAATAAAAATATGCCTAAAGTTAAAATTCATGAGACCGCTGAAGTAAATAAAGATGCAAAAATTGGAGAAGGGACTGCTATTTGGCAAAATTCACAAGTTTTTGCTGGGGCTGAAATAGGGAAAAATTGCACAATTGGTCATAATTGTTTTATTTCAGGGAAGGCAAAATTAGGAGAGGGTGTCAAAATAGAATCAAATACTGATGTTTGGGATTTAGTTACTTTGGAAGATTATGTTTTTGTCGGTCCGTCGGCTGTTTTTACCAATGATCCTAATCCACGCGCAAAATATCCAAAAAGGGATTATCCTCAACACGGAAAGTGGTTGGCAACTTTAGTCAAAGAAGGGGCATCTCTCGGTGCTAATTCTACAATTGTTTGTGGTGTAAAAGTTGGGAAATGGTCTTTTGTCGGTGCTGGATCTGTTGTTACAAAAGATGTTCCAAATTTTGCTTTGGTTGTTGGAGTTCCTGCAAGAATTATCGGTTGGGTTTGTGAATGCGGGAATAAGATTGAATTTAAAGACGAAAAAACAATTTGCAAAGTTTGTAAAAGAGAATATATAAAAAAGGGCGATAAAGTTAAAAAAATAAAATAAAAAAATCAAAAATATGGAGCTAACGCATTAAATTTCTCGCGTTGCTCAAAAAATTTATGGAGCTGACGCATTAATTTTTCGCTCCACTCAAAATTATGCAATTTTTAGATTTGAAAAAACAATACAAATCAATCAAGAAAGAAATCGATCAAGCAATTAAAAATGTTTTAGAAAATAGTGTTTTTATTGGAGGTCCCGAAGTAGAAAAATTTGAAAATGACGTTGCAAAATTTTGCGGTGTAAATTATGCCGTTGGAGTAAATTCAGGAACAGACGCACTTTATCTTTCTTTAAAAGCGCTTGGAATTACAAAGGGGGATGAGGTAATTACAACTCCTTTTACTTTTATTGCAACCGCTGACGTTATTGCAAATTGCGGGGCAAAACCAGTCTTTGTTGATATAAATCCCGAAACTTATAACATAGATGTTTCAAAGATAGAAGAGAATATTACAAAAAAAACAAAAGCAATTCTTCCAGTTCATTTGTTTGGACAAATGGCTGATATGGGACAAATTATACAAATTGCAAGAAAATATAGGTTAAAGGTGGTTGAAGACGTCGCTCAGGCGATAAGTGCGAAGATTAAAATAAAAAACAAATGGAAAAGAGCGGGTTCTATTGGAGATTTTGGATGTTTTTCTTTCTTTCCATCAAAGAATCTTGGAGCATATGGTGACGGAGGTATGGTAGTAACAAATAGTAAAAAATTAGCAGACAGAATTAAGCTTTTAAGAAGTCATGGATCTTCTCCAAGGGAAAAATATAAAAATTTGATATTGGGGACAAATTCAAGGTTAGACGCAACACAAGCAGCTATTTTAAATGTTAAATTAAAATATCTTGATAGTTGGAGCAAGGCGAGGGCCGAAAAAGCAAGTTATTACAGCAAAAACATAAATAAGATTACAAGTGAAATTATAACACCAGAAATTCTTCAAGACAGAAATCATGTTTTTCATCAATACACCTTAAGAATTGGTCAAGGAAAGAGGAATAAGATTGTTGATTATTTAAATTCCAAAGGCATTCCGACTATGATTTATTATCCTTTACCTTTGCATATGCAGCCCGCACTTTCTTATTTAAAATACAAAAAAAACAGCTTTCCCGAAACTGAAAGAGCTTCAAATGAAGTTTTTAGTCTGCCTATTTATCCTGAAATTCCAAAAAGCGATCAAGATTTTATCATAAAAAGCATAGAAAAATTTTTTAATAAATAGAATTTTATGAAAATATTAATTGTTATTGGCACAAGGCCCAATTTTGTTAAGACAGCTCCTTTAGTAGAGGCAATTAAAAAATACAACAGCAAAAAAAAGAAAAGAATTACATATAAGATTGTTCATACTGGTCAGCACTATGATTATGAAATGTCAAAACTTTTTTTTCAGGAGCTTAAAATTCCAAAACCAGATTATAACTTGGGAGTTGGAAGCGGTTCTCATGGTTTTCAAACAGCACGTACAATGGAAAAAATAGAAAAAGTAATAGAAAAAGAGAAACCCGATTTTGTAATTGTTTTGGGAGACGTTAATGCTACCTTGGCTGGTGCATTAGTTGCAGCAAAGATGCATATTAAAATAGGCCACATTGAAGCTGGAATGAGGTCGTTTAACAAAAGAATGCCAGAGGAAATAAATAGAATTGTAACCGGACATGTTGCAGATTATCATTTTTGTTCTACAAAAACAGCTGTTTTGAACTTAAAAAGAGAGGGAATCAAGGAAAATGTATATAATGTGGGCGATATAATGTATGATACTTTTCTAAGGGCCGTGAAATTCGCTAGTAAAAATTCAAAAATTTTAGAAAAGCTTAATTTAAAGAAAGGAAACTATTGCTTGGCAACTATTCATCGAGCAGAAAATACTGATGAAAAGGCAAGGCTTAAAAATATTGTCAGCGCTTTTTCTAAGATAGAAAATCTCATTTTTCCTATTCATCCTCGAACAAAAAAATATCTTAAGGATTATAAACTTTGGCAGAGTTTAAACAGGAAAATAAGAATCATAAAACCAGTCGGGTATCTTGATATGCTTTGGCTTGAAAACAATGCTAAGAAAATTTTAACT
It includes:
- a CDS encoding DegT/DnrJ/EryC1/StrS family aminotransferase, with the translated sequence MQFLDLKKQYKSIKKEIDQAIKNVLENSVFIGGPEVEKFENDVAKFCGVNYAVGVNSGTDALYLSLKALGITKGDEVITTPFTFIATADVIANCGAKPVFVDINPETYNIDVSKIEENITKKTKAILPVHLFGQMADMGQIIQIARKYRLKVVEDVAQAISAKIKIKNKWKRAGSIGDFGCFSFFPSKNLGAYGDGGMVVTNSKKLADRIKLLRSHGSSPREKYKNLILGTNSRLDATQAAILNVKLKYLDSWSKARAEKASYYSKNINKITSEIITPEILQDRNHVFHQYTLRIGQGKRNKIVDYLNSKGIPTMIYYPLPLHMQPALSYLKYKKNSFPETERASNEVFSLPIYPEIPKSDQDFIIKSIEKFFNK
- a CDS encoding acyltransferase, which codes for MPKVKIHETAEVNKDAKIGEGTAIWQNSQVFAGAEIGKNCTIGHNCFISGKAKLGEGVKIESNTDVWDLVTLEDYVFVGPSAVFTNDPNPRAKYPKRDYPQHGKWLATLVKEGASLGANSTIVCGVKVGKWSFVGAGSVVTKDVPNFALVVGVPARIIGWVCECGNKIEFKDEKTICKVCKREYIKKGDKVKKIK
- the wecB gene encoding UDP-N-acetylglucosamine 2-epimerase (non-hydrolyzing), which gives rise to MKILIVIGTRPNFVKTAPLVEAIKKYNSKKKKRITYKIVHTGQHYDYEMSKLFFQELKIPKPDYNLGVGSGSHGFQTARTMEKIEKVIEKEKPDFVIVLGDVNATLAGALVAAKMHIKIGHIEAGMRSFNKRMPEEINRIVTGHVADYHFCSTKTAVLNLKREGIKENVYNVGDIMYDTFLRAVKFASKNSKILEKLNLKKGNYCLATIHRAENTDEKARLKNIVSAFSKIENLIFPIHPRTKKYLKDYKLWQSLNRKIRIIKPVGYLDMLWLENNAKKILTDSGGVQKEAYFAKVPCLTLRDETEWVETVKGKWNILVGADKDRILKAVERFNPKNTQKKYFGGGDTSKKILEILTKNYAKKA
- a CDS encoding Gfo/Idh/MocA family oxidoreductase; this translates as MKKNIGLIGAGYWGKNLVRVFFELGVLKVICDLDKNILAERKKEHPGLEITEKFNDILNDKDIKGVVVSAPAALHYKLTKKALLAGKDVFVEKPLSLKVKEAEELVKLAKKNKRILMVGHLLLYHPAIKKLKELIKKKELGEVHYIYSNRLNFGKLRTEENVLWSFAPHDVAVIIDLMEDILGMPKKVNVISVGKSYLQKKIPDTTLSFFQFNKGKAAHIFVSWLNPFKEQKLSIIGSKGMVVFDDQSQEKLTLFKHKIGWKKEIPEAIKDEGQVIKIGNEEPLKEEAKHFLKCIAKRKKPITDGTEGLEVLKILDACQKSIDKNGKVINVNQK